The Litorilinea aerophila DNA window GCTGGAAGCCGGCGAAGCCCGGGGTGCGCAGGGCCGACTCAATCTCCTCTTTGTAGCAGAGGGCCTGGAGCTTGCCGGATGCCATGAGGAAGTCCTGGGCCTGGTCGCCCATGTGGTTGGCCACCAGGAAGTCCCGGAAGATCTCGAAGTTGCGGGCCTTGAGGTGGCCGGTGTACTTCTCGATCTCCTGGAAATTGGGGTAGACGCACCACTGGCCGATCTCATGGCTGACGATGGGTTTCTGCAGCCGGGCCACGTGTTCCCGGTAGTCGGTGCGGGTCTCGGGTGGCCGGGCGTTGATGCGAGAATTCAGCCCTTCACCCCAGGCCTGGATGCGGGGCTGGGGGATGTTGTGGTAGTGGTTTTCGGGGATGGCAGGCCAGCCGGCGCCGCCGGTGTAGACCCGCCGGCCATCTCGCCCCTTCCAGTAAGTGAGCCAGGTGCCCAGGTATTCTTCGTGGCGGCCGGCCGGCTCGTTGCCATAGGCCATCATGAGGAAGGAAGGGTGGTTGCCGTAGGCGGCCACAATGCGCTCCCCCTCGGCGTAGAGCCACGAGTCCAGGGGCTTTCCTTCGCCGATGGTGGCGCCCTGGTTGGCCCAGGCTGCACACTCCACCTGGAAGTAGAAGCCCAGCTCATCCGCGGCCACAAAGGCGGCCTCCGGCGGGCACCAGGAATGGAAGCGGATGTGGTTGAGGCCGTGGGCCTGGCAGATCTGGATGATGCGCCGCCAGGAATCCACGTCGGTGGGCGGATAGCCCGTCCGGGGGAAGATGCAGCACTCCAGGGTGCCCCGCAGGAAGATCCGCCGCCCGTTGACGGCCAGTTGGGTGCCCGCCACCGCCACCTCCCGCAGGCCAAAGCTGGTGGTGAAGCCATGGGTGAGGGGCTCGCCCTGGGCGCCCGAAAGCCGGCAAGTCAGGTCCGCCGCCAGACGGTAGAGGGCCGGTGAAAACTCGTCCCAGGGTTGGGCCTCCTCGCCCAGGGGATACTCCAGATGGACGACGGTCTCCGGGCCGGTCAGGACGAAATCCGCCGCGACGGGAGGCGGCGTGTGGGGCGTCGGGGTGTTGTAGGCGCTGGCCTGCAGGCGGATCTGCCCGGTGCCGGGCCGCCCCAGGGCGTTGCCCACATGCACCCGCACCAGAGCCGTCCGGCGGGCCACGTTGGGAAAGACCTGGACCTCTTCGATCCAGACCGGGCTGGCGGCCTCCAGGGCCAGCCGGCCCACGATGCCGTTCCAGTTGCCCTGGGTGTGGTCCGACACGCTGTGGGCGTTGGGTCCCACGTTGACGATGAGACGATTGTCCACCCGGATGGTGAGTCGATGGGGGCCGGGGGCGAGGTGGGTGCCCAGCTCGTAGCAGTGGGGGGTGGACAGGCTCTGCTGTGCGCCCAGCTCCACGTCGTCCAACCAGACCCGGGTCTCCCAGTGGGGACGCTCTAGGAAGAGACGCACCCGCTGCCCCTGCCAGTGGGGCGGGATCTCCACCATGCGCTGATACCAGGCCGGCCCCACATAGTGTTTCTCCGGCTGCAGCCAGAAAGGGACCTTGATGTTGCCCGGCTGGCGGTAGGGCGCATAGCGGGGGCTTTCGAACCAGGAACGGTCGAAGATATCGCCGGTCCAGGGGGTATCCACGGTGATGTCGTTGCCGTAGCCCTGGGCCTGGAGGGAACCGGGCAGCTGAAGCGAGTGGGGCAGGGGGTGGGCGTACCACCCCTCATCCAGGCCCCGATCTTCCGGATCCAGGCGGAAGGCCCAGGGACCGGCCAGATCCATGTGGGAAGCGGTCATGGTTGATGTCGCTTTCTGGTGGCAGTTCGTGATTCACAGGGTCGCGGTCTCGGCCAGCAGCCGGCGGTGGATGGCGGCGCCCACGTGGCTGGCATCCAGGGCAAGCACCTGGTCGAAGTGCTCCTGGGCCGCGTCGACCTCGCCCAGGCCCAGGTAGCCCAGGGCCATCATGAAGTGACAGTGGATGCGGTTGCGCCGGTTCAGGTCATCGTCGAAGACCAGGAAATCGGGCAGGGAGACGGCGAAGTAGTCCATCTGCACCTGGTCGTCCAGGTGGGTGCGCCCGTAGTCCACCAGCCTGTGGAAGATGTTCTGGGCCTGCTCTTCCCGGCCCAGTTTCCGCTGGGCCAGCCCCTGGTAGAAGATCATCTCCGGCGGCTGGTCGTTGTAGTACATGGGCGAGGTGGGCTCGCTGAGGCCGGTGGCCGCCTGGCGCCAGTACGCCTGAGCTTGCTCGCCATCCCCCAGGCCCTCGTAGGCGCAGCCCAGGTAGTAGAAGATGTGGTTCTCCTGGGTGCCGAAAAGCTTGCCCTCGCCCAGGTTGGGCGGGTAGGTCTGGGCCCGGGTGAGGCAATCGATGGCCTCGGCGTAAGCGCCCTGGGCCAGCAGCTCCCGGGCCTGCTCCACCAGGCTCCACACGTACTGGCCGGTGACCTTGCCCTCGCCCCCCTCCCAGGGGTGGAAGGTGCGCTGCATCAGCAGGTCGTAAGCCTCCCGGTGGCGTCCCAGCAGGTTGAGCAGGCTGATGCGCTCCAGGGTCAGGTCATCCCGCGCGGCGACCAGTTCGGCGTGCTCCTCCAACAGGGCCAGGCGCTCCGCCGGCGGACGGTTGAGCCGCTTGTAGAGCTGGTCCAGCTCGAAGAAGACCCGGGCGTCGGTGGGATCCAGGGCGAAGGCCCGCTCGTACGCGGCCCGGGCCTGGACCGGGTCGTGGCGCTTGTTGAAGTAGGCCAGGCCCAGGTTGCGGTGGACGGTGGGGAAGGCGTCGTCCAGCTCTCGAGAGCGTTCCCAGCACTGGATGGCCTCTTCGTAGCGACGGTGGGCGTACCAGAAGTTGCCCAGGTAGTAGGGGGCCCGGGCGTCGGTCGGGTTGTGGGCCATGGCCGCCTCCAGGGCCAGCACACTCTCCAGCCGGTTGGGGAAGCAGAAGTCGGGCGGCGCGGCAGCTGCGGCCTGGAAGTCGGCCAGGGCGCCCGTGGAGTCCCCCATCTGCAGGCGACACCAGCCCGCGTAATAGTGGCCCATGGGATCCTCCTGGGGGACATGCTGGAGCAGCGCCAGGGCCTCGGCGAAGAAACCGGCGTGGGCATAGTCCAGGGCCAGGGCGATGTAAGTGGTGGCCGTCTGCCGGGCGTGCTGGAAGAAGGCCCGGTCGTCCAGCAGCAGGTGGCGCTCCCACAGCGCGCCGTACTCCATGGCGTCCAGGGCGAGGGCCAGCTCCGTCTCCTGGATCGCCTCCTCGGCCCGGTCCAGCCGGCGCAGGATGGCCGTCTTGAGGTGGCGGGCCTGGTGGTGGCGCCAGTTGCGGTCCAGGGCGCGGGTGGCCAGATCCAGGGCCTCCTCCAGATCTCCCTGGCGGGCAGCCAGCCGGGCCAGCTCGAAGTAGCCGGCATCCTGCCAGGCCGCGTTCCAGACGGCCTTGTAGAAGGCGTCGAAGGCCTCCCGGTAGCGGCCCTGCATCTTCAGGCAGAGGCCCAGGTTGTAGAAGGGCTCGCCGTCGTAGGGGTTGGGATTGCGGCGGGTGAGGCTCTCGATGGCTCGGCGGAAGTAGGGCTCGGCTGCCGCGAATTGGCCCCGGCGATAGAGGAGCAGCCCCATGGCGTTGTTGCAGCGGCTGTCCAGGGGATCCCGGCGCAGGGCTTCCTGATAGTAGGGCTCGGGCGCGTAGGTGGCGTGGCGATACTGCTCCAGGTGCAGGCCGTTCAGGTAGAGCTCCTCGTTGGACTCGATGTCGGCCGGCGGCCGCGCCGGCGTGGCCGGAGGCGGGATCTCCGGCTTCTCATCGGGCAGGGGCGTGAAGGAGAGCAGCTCCCGGTCGCCGTCCAGCACCCGCAGGGTCAGGGACTGGGGCGCCGGCGGCCCCTGGGGCGTGGCGGGCAGGGGCACCCGTTCCCGGAGGACCCGGGTGGGCGACAGGGCTTCCTCCCGGTCAAAGAGGGGCATACCCTGGTGCAGGAGCTCCACCCGCACGGTGCGGGGCCAGGTGACATAGACGCCGATACAGGCCTCCTGGCCTGCCACCTCCAGGTTAAGCACCACCTCCTTGGAGGCGTTCTTGGCCGGACCGATGCCCTTGTAGGGCATGAAGATCTGGGTGAAGCGCTTCTCTTCGCCTGGCTGGAGCCAGGAGAAATCGGGCTGGTTGTCGGTGTACGCGCCGCACATGAGCTCGATGTACGGCCCATCCTCGTCGGTGAGCTGGCGGTCCCACGCCTGGCCGAAATCGCCGTTGCCCCAGGTCCACTGCTTCTTGCCCGGCACCACGTGGTGATTGGCCACGTGCATCATGCCCGCCTGGCGGCCGTGGTCGTAGCAGCCGATGAAGTCGAAGTCCGAGTGGTAGGCCATGAAAGAGGTGGGCACCGGGATGTTCTTGTAGCGGGAGATGTCGGTGCCCGGCGCGTAGTTCACTTTCGGGATGTTCTTGTAGCGGGAGATGTCGGTGCCCGGCGCGTAGTTCACTTTGTAGTAGACGCCGGTGGCGATGGGGAAATCGGACACATCCCGCTTGCCGTGGTCCATCACCGCGTGGACGTCCGGCGGGAAGACCGACTGGTAGTCGTCGTTGACGTGGACCGCCGGGTTGGCCCACCAGAGGAAGGTCTGGGGTTCGCCGGTGCGGTTGGCGAGCTGGACCGAGATCTCCAGGTAGGCCCGCTCCGGGTAGAGGGTGAAGCCGTGCATGCCCTTGGTGTTGTACATGGGCTCGATCTCGGCACACCAGATGGTCCGGCTGCCGTCGGGGTTGGCCACGATGCGCCAGTCCACCGGGGAGAAGGTGGTGGGGCGGTGGTGTTGGGGCCAGTTGAACTCGATGCCGCCGGAGATCCACGGGCCGGCCAGGCCCACCAGGGCGGGCTTGATCACCCGGTTGTAGTAGACGAAGTGGTAACCGTTGGTCTTGTCCAGGGCCATCTGAACCCGGCCGCCCAACTCGGGCAGGATCATGATCTTGAGGTACTCGTTTTCCAGAAAGAGCGCGGTGTAGGTCTTGTCCACCTTCTCGTCAAAGACCCGCTCGATGACCGGGTAGGGGTAGACCGCGCCGCTGCTCCCCTGATAGACCCGTTTTTCCAGGAAGAGGGGGTTCTTCTCCGGCTCACCGACGGGGTAGGTGGGGATGGTGATGGTTTCGGCCCAGGCTGAAACACCCTTGTGCATAGAACCTCCTGTCTGTCGCGTTCAATCGGTCCCCGCCACCGGGTTGGCCGACAGCGCACCCTTTTTGTCCTGTCTGTTGTCCGTGATACACTGGAGGATGGCTCCACCTTTTCTATTTTCCCACCATTTCCGCCAAATCTGAAGTTTCGCAAAAGGAGGAAACAGCCATGGCCCACCAGAAGCAGGATGAAGAAGCCCTGGGCAAGGTGGAGGATGCCATCAACACCTACTCCCGCCCATCCCAGCTCAAAATCACGGACATGCGGGTGGCGGTGGTCTGCAGCAACTACGACTACCCCATCATCCGCATCGACACCAACCAGGGCGTCTACGGCATCGGCGAGGTCCGGGACGCCGGCCACAAGGAGAACGCGCTCCAGTTCAAGAGCATGCTCCTGGGCCAGAACCCCTGCAACATCGACATGATCTTCCGACACATCAAGCACTTCGGCAACTGGGGCCGGGAGGGCGGCGGCGTCTCGGGCATCGAGATCGCCCTCTGGGACCTGATCGGCAAGGTGTACGGCGTGCCCTGCTACCAGTTCCTGGGCGGGAAGTACCGGGACAAGGTACGCATCTACGCCGACACCCCCGCGCCCGAGGAACCCACGCCGGAAGGCTACGCGGCCCGGGTCAAGGGGCGCAAGGAGCTGGGGCTGACCTTCATCAAGTTCGACATCCGCCCCCAGCTCTTCGGCGAGGTGGAAAATGGCCTGGTGGGGCGCCCGGTGGAGGGCGAGTATCCCATGGGGCGGCGCTGGCGGGCACCCGGCACCGGCGCCAGCATCAAGGTCACCGACCAGGGCATTGCCCGGGCGGTGGAGGTGGTCGCCGCCATCCGCGAGGCCGTGGGCTGGGACGTGGAGCTGTGCACCGATCACTTCGGCCACGGCCACATGACCCTCAAGGACGTGATCCGGCTGGGCAAGGCCCTGGAGCCCTTCCGCCTGGCCTGGTTCGAGGATCCCATGCCCTGGTGGGACATCGACGGCCACAAGGCGGTGACCGACGCCATCAACATCCCCACCGCGGCCGGCGAGGAACTCTACCTGTGGGATGGCTTCCGGGAAATGATTGAAAAGCGGGCGGTGGACATCATCCACCCGGACCTGCTTACCTCCGGTGGCATGTTGGAGACCAAGAAGATCGCGGACTACGCCGAACGGTACGGCCTGCCCACCGCGCTCCACTTCGCCGGCTCCCCCATCGCCTTCATGGCCAACGTCCACTGCGCCGCGGCCATCCCCAGCTTCGTGGCCCTGGAGCACCATGGCCTGGACCTGCCTTTCTGGACGGACCTGGTCACGGGCCTGCCGGAGAACTATCTGCAAGATGGCTACGTGGAGGTGCCGGACAAACCCGGCCTGGGCGTTGACCTCAACTACGAGGGCATCGAGGCCAACCTGCGCTTCCCGGGCCTCTTCGAGCCCACCGACGAATGGAACACGCCCAAGCTGGGCTTCTGGCAGCCGGACCGGCGTTGGGACAAATAGGGCGCCGCCGCATGGGAGGATGCCCAGAAAAAATGGAACACGGATGGGTAGGTCCGG harbors:
- a CDS encoding mandelate racemase/muconate lactonizing enzyme family protein, yielding MAHQKQDEEALGKVEDAINTYSRPSQLKITDMRVAVVCSNYDYPIIRIDTNQGVYGIGEVRDAGHKENALQFKSMLLGQNPCNIDMIFRHIKHFGNWGREGGGVSGIEIALWDLIGKVYGVPCYQFLGGKYRDKVRIYADTPAPEEPTPEGYAARVKGRKELGLTFIKFDIRPQLFGEVENGLVGRPVEGEYPMGRRWRAPGTGASIKVTDQGIARAVEVVAAIREAVGWDVELCTDHFGHGHMTLKDVIRLGKALEPFRLAWFEDPMPWWDIDGHKAVTDAINIPTAAGEELYLWDGFREMIEKRAVDIIHPDLLTSGGMLETKKIADYAERYGLPTALHFAGSPIAFMANVHCAAAIPSFVALEHHGLDLPFWTDLVTGLPENYLQDGYVEVPDKPGLGVDLNYEGIEANLRFPGLFEPTDEWNTPKLGFWQPDRRWDK
- a CDS encoding DUF5107 domain-containing protein; translated protein: MHKGVSAWAETITIPTYPVGEPEKNPLFLEKRVYQGSSGAVYPYPVIERVFDEKVDKTYTALFLENEYLKIMILPELGGRVQMALDKTNGYHFVYYNRVIKPALVGLAGPWISGGIEFNWPQHHRPTTFSPVDWRIVANPDGSRTIWCAEIEPMYNTKGMHGFTLYPERAYLEISVQLANRTGEPQTFLWWANPAVHVNDDYQSVFPPDVHAVMDHGKRDVSDFPIATGVYYKVNYAPGTDISRYKNIPKVNYAPGTDISRYKNIPVPTSFMAYHSDFDFIGCYDHGRQAGMMHVANHHVVPGKKQWTWGNGDFGQAWDRQLTDEDGPYIELMCGAYTDNQPDFSWLQPGEEKRFTQIFMPYKGIGPAKNASKEVVLNLEVAGQEACIGVYVTWPRTVRVELLHQGMPLFDREEALSPTRVLRERVPLPATPQGPPAPQSLTLRVLDGDRELLSFTPLPDEKPEIPPPATPARPPADIESNEELYLNGLHLEQYRHATYAPEPYYQEALRRDPLDSRCNNAMGLLLYRRGQFAAAEPYFRRAIESLTRRNPNPYDGEPFYNLGLCLKMQGRYREAFDAFYKAVWNAAWQDAGYFELARLAARQGDLEEALDLATRALDRNWRHHQARHLKTAILRRLDRAEEAIQETELALALDAMEYGALWERHLLLDDRAFFQHARQTATTYIALALDYAHAGFFAEALALLQHVPQEDPMGHYYAGWCRLQMGDSTGALADFQAAAAAPPDFCFPNRLESVLALEAAMAHNPTDARAPYYLGNFWYAHRRYEEAIQCWERSRELDDAFPTVHRNLGLAYFNKRHDPVQARAAYERAFALDPTDARVFFELDQLYKRLNRPPAERLALLEEHAELVAARDDLTLERISLLNLLGRHREAYDLLMQRTFHPWEGGEGKVTGQYVWSLVEQARELLAQGAYAEAIDCLTRAQTYPPNLGEGKLFGTQENHIFYYLGCAYEGLGDGEQAQAYWRQAATGLSEPTSPMYYNDQPPEMIFYQGLAQRKLGREEQAQNIFHRLVDYGRTHLDDQVQMDYFAVSLPDFLVFDDDLNRRNRIHCHFMMALGYLGLGEVDAAQEHFDQVLALDASHVGAAIHRRLLAETATL
- a CDS encoding sugar-binding domain-containing protein; amino-acid sequence: MTASHMDLAGPWAFRLDPEDRGLDEGWYAHPLPHSLQLPGSLQAQGYGNDITVDTPWTGDIFDRSWFESPRYAPYRQPGNIKVPFWLQPEKHYVGPAWYQRMVEIPPHWQGQRVRLFLERPHWETRVWLDDVELGAQQSLSTPHCYELGTHLAPGPHRLTIRVDNRLIVNVGPNAHSVSDHTQGNWNGIVGRLALEAASPVWIEEVQVFPNVARRTALVRVHVGNALGRPGTGQIRLQASAYNTPTPHTPPPVAADFVLTGPETVVHLEYPLGEEAQPWDEFSPALYRLAADLTCRLSGAQGEPLTHGFTTSFGLREVAVAGTQLAVNGRRIFLRGTLECCIFPRTGYPPTDVDSWRRIIQICQAHGLNHIRFHSWCPPEAAFVAADELGFYFQVECAAWANQGATIGEGKPLDSWLYAEGERIVAAYGNHPSFLMMAYGNEPAGRHEEYLGTWLTYWKGRDGRRVYTGGAGWPAIPENHYHNIPQPRIQAWGEGLNSRINARPPETRTDYREHVARLQKPIVSHEIGQWCVYPNFQEIEKYTGHLKARNFEIFRDFLVANHMGDQAQDFLMASGKLQALCYKEEIESALRTPGFAGFQLLDLHDFPGQGTALVGVLDAFWDEKGYITAAEFRRFCNSTVPLARMDRRIWHTGETFLADVELAHFGPTPLADAVVSWRLMEADGQTVAQGQMGPLAVPTGGLTPCGTVQVELAAAAPARKYRLVAGVDGTAFENDWEIWVFPQHLETPLPADLHVAEELDEAALDHLAGGGTVLLMPQQPAASVRGDVALGFSSVFWNTAWTNGQPPHTLGILCDPAHPVFAHFPTEYHSNWQWWELIHGAGAMVLDGLPPALRPLIQPIDTWFEARRLGLLFEARVHGGRLMVCSMDLRHDLEKRLVARQMWHSLVVYLGSPAFDPQVEVPADAIRGLFREPPAG